Proteins encoded by one window of Clostridium bornimense:
- a CDS encoding AMP-binding protein, whose protein sequence is MVQEINVNSSSINGVINYKEILIDSSNKYKDKVAFYEKKGRGKISHSYKELKNDVFRLGTMLLEIGLKDKHIAIIGENNYNWIISYLAVINGVGVAVPLDKELSEEQLCRLMEKSDVSVLIFSKTFLSSIEYIKEKVPDLQCCICIDENSYGYDDVKSLIDKGKEMLDKGNTLYLKSNVNIDSLNVIMFTSGTTGTNKGVMISQRNILSNVMDMAEIFQGYDNLLAVLPFHHAYENICGILTTIKLGITTFINDSLKYLSKNINEFKPEAMILVPLFLETMYRSVEVELKRKKLEGTFKKYLKVSNALLKINIDLRRKIFKKLIDNFGGNLKTIISGGALLREDLIKKFKDIGINVINGFGITECTPVVSINFSENLNSIGKPLSSVDISILNPDENGVGEILVHGDHVMLGYYKDDKSTKESFVNDWFKTGDLGYIDDSGYLYITGRKKNLIVLSNGKNVNPEELEEYILENMSYVKETLVYSANSRNGSKIIVGAVYIGKEYISMRGIENVRNQLEEDLRKINNKLPLFKQIQKIYIKEEEFEKNTSKKIVRSKFLEEGNKIGI, encoded by the coding sequence ATGGTACAAGAAATCAATGTAAATAGTAGTAGCATCAATGGAGTGATTAATTATAAAGAGATATTGATAGATTCAAGTAATAAGTATAAGGATAAAGTAGCGTTTTATGAAAAAAAAGGAAGAGGGAAAATATCACATAGTTATAAAGAGTTGAAAAATGATGTTTTTAGGCTAGGTACTATGTTACTAGAAATAGGATTAAAAGATAAACATATAGCAATAATTGGTGAAAATAATTATAATTGGATTATATCTTATCTGGCAGTAATTAATGGAGTTGGTGTTGCAGTACCACTAGATAAAGAATTATCTGAAGAGCAATTGTGCAGGCTTATGGAAAAAAGCGATGTGTCTGTATTGATTTTTTCTAAAACTTTTCTATCTTCCATTGAATATATTAAGGAAAAAGTTCCTGATTTGCAGTGTTGTATATGTATCGATGAAAATTCATATGGATATGATGATGTTAAATCTCTTATAGATAAAGGCAAAGAAATGCTTGATAAAGGAAATACTTTATATTTAAAAAGTAATGTTAATATTGATAGCTTAAATGTAATAATGTTTACGTCAGGAACTACAGGCACTAATAAAGGAGTGATGATAAGTCAAAGAAATATATTAAGTAATGTTATGGATATGGCAGAGATATTTCAAGGTTATGATAATTTATTGGCAGTATTACCTTTTCATCATGCTTATGAGAATATATGTGGTATATTAACTACGATAAAATTAGGGATTACTACTTTTATAAATGATAGTTTAAAGTATTTATCTAAAAATATTAACGAGTTTAAACCAGAAGCAATGATTTTAGTTCCTTTATTTTTAGAAACAATGTATAGATCTGTGGAAGTAGAACTTAAGAGAAAGAAGTTAGAAGGAACATTTAAAAAATATTTAAAAGTAAGTAATGCATTATTAAAAATAAATATAGACTTAAGAAGAAAAATCTTCAAGAAGCTGATAGATAATTTTGGAGGAAACTTAAAAACAATAATCAGTGGTGGCGCACTTTTAAGAGAAGATTTAATAAAGAAATTTAAGGATATTGGTATCAATGTAATAAATGGTTTTGGTATAACAGAATGTACACCAGTAGTTAGTATTAATTTTAGTGAAAATTTAAATTCAATTGGTAAGCCTCTGTCTAGTGTAGATATATCCATTTTAAATCCAGATGAAAATGGTGTAGGTGAGATATTAGTTCATGGTGATCATGTTATGTTGGGTTATTATAAAGATGATAAAAGCACCAAAGAGTCCTTTGTTAATGATTGGTTTAAGACAGGAGATTTAGGATATATCGATGATAGTGGTTATTTATATATTACTGGAAGAAAAAAAAATCTGATAGTATTGAGTAATGGTAAAAATGTAAATCCTGAAGAATTAGAGGAGTATATATTAGAAAATATGAGCTATGTTAAAGAAACGCTAGTTTATAGTGCAAACAGTAGAAATGGTAGTAAAATTATTGTTGGAGCAGTGTATATAGGTAAAGAATATATATCAATGAGAGGTATAGAAAATGTAAGAAACCAACTGGAAGAGGATTTAAGAAAAATAAATAATAAGTTACCTTTATTTAAGCAAATACAAAAAATTTATATAAAAGAAGAAGAGTTTGAAAAAAACACTTCAAAAAAGATTGTTCGATCCAAATTTTTAGAGGAGGGAAATAAGATTGGAATATAA
- a CDS encoding ABC transporter ATP-binding protein: protein MCDFVIFKDVYKGYQMGEVRINAADGVNFVVKEGEFAVVVGPSGAGKSTVLNILGGIDQCDGGEIYVGDNHLSDMSKKEITYYRRYDIGFVFQFYNLIQNLTAKENVEIAAQICKNPMDAEEALKSVGLEDRMDNFPSQLSGGEQQRVAIARALAKRPKLLLCDEPTGALDYQTGKNILKLLQDTCRKEKMTVVLVTHNQAITPMADRVIRMKNSKVESIIINEHLTSIDDIEW from the coding sequence ATGTGTGATTTTGTAATATTTAAAGATGTTTATAAAGGGTATCAAATGGGAGAGGTTAGAATTAATGCAGCTGATGGTGTAAATTTTGTAGTAAAGGAAGGTGAATTTGCAGTAGTAGTTGGACCAAGTGGAGCTGGAAAAAGCACTGTATTAAATATACTTGGAGGAATAGATCAGTGTGATGGTGGAGAGATATATGTTGGAGATAACCATTTAAGTGATATGAGTAAAAAAGAAATAACATACTATAGACGTTATGATATTGGGTTTGTTTTTCAATTTTACAACTTGATTCAGAATCTTACAGCTAAGGAGAATGTAGAAATAGCGGCGCAGATATGTAAGAATCCAATGGATGCAGAAGAAGCATTAAAGAGTGTGGGATTAGAAGATAGAATGGACAATTTTCCATCTCAGCTATCTGGTGGAGAGCAACAAAGAGTTGCAATTGCCCGTGCTTTAGCTAAAAGACCCAAATTGTTGTTATGTGATGAGCCTACAGGAGCTCTTGATTATCAAACAGGAAAAAATATTTTAAAGTTACTTCAAGATACTTGTAGAAAAGAAAAAATGACAGTAGTATTAGTTACCCATAATCAAGCAATTACACCAATGGCAGATAGAGTAATTCGTATGAAAAATAGTAAAGTGGAATCTATTATCATAAATGAGCATTTAACTTCTATAGATGATATTGAATGGTAG
- a CDS encoding PH domain-containing protein translates to MGLYDKLTGKATMSTDGGIIEEFLIENEEVIASYKFIRDSIILTTCGIYMIDVQGISGKKVETKFFPSKNIKSVSFETAGTLDMDVDIKIGVEGNTAFTANGVPFNAPISFKVPKAQSQQAKEVISQVKKYYLCK, encoded by the coding sequence ATGGGATTATATGATAAGTTAACAGGAAAAGCTACAATGAGCACTGATGGGGGTATTATTGAGGAATTTTTAATTGAAAATGAAGAAGTTATTGCTTCATATAAATTTATCAGAGATTCAATAATATTAACTACATGTGGAATTTATATGATAGATGTACAAGGAATATCTGGAAAGAAAGTAGAAACTAAATTTTTTCCATCAAAAAACATTAAGAGTGTTTCTTTTGAAACAGCTGGTACACTAGATATGGATGTAGATATTAAGATAGGTGTAGAAGGAAATACTGCTTTTACAGCAAATGGGGTACCATTTAATGCACCAATTTCTTTTAAAGTGCCAAAAGCACAATCTCAACAGGCTAAAGAAGTAATTTCACAAGTAAAAAAATATTACTTATGTAAGTAG
- a CDS encoding acyl carrier protein, translating to MEYKVKEIISEYLGIEVRDIGLDMDIVEDLGINSYDIVSIVGKFEEEFDIEIPEKDIRLFKTVGDVVNYFMEKK from the coding sequence TTGGAATATAAAGTTAAAGAAATAATTTCAGAATATTTAGGTATTGAAGTAAGAGATATAGGTTTAGATATGGACATAGTAGAAGATTTAGGAATTAATTCTTACGATATTGTAAGTATAGTGGGAAAATTTGAGGAAGAATTTGATATAGAAATTCCTGAGAAAGATATAAGGCTATTTAAGACAGTAGGAGATGTAGTTAATTATTTTATGGAAAAAAAATAA
- a CDS encoding FtsX-like permease family protein, with protein MNNSLVKLFIRQIKNTKSRFISIMVIVALGVGFFVGVKGASPSMKYSADKFFKENNLMDYKVMSSYGFREEDVTALKNMKGIQAVMPSYSTELLVKSNETEVAVKVHAIPKAYDNNDKNIINKVNITEGRLPKKSGECVLGKDEYTSKTYKIGDKIKFVHPDEGENIEDILEVQDYTVVGFVDSPQYISYDKGVSTIGNGSIAFYMMILPEDFNYKRYTEVYLKTDVSDKYESFFDESYKKDIEKYKDDIEVVGNKALKDNYNDIIKEANKQLDDAVEKLQKEKDKAEKEIKDAEDKLIQGREEIYKKEALLAEGDKKLKDSFAKLESSKLEISQGEQLLSNAIENYNRQIEDGKNQIDEGRKQYTEKLNEYDTQYDQFKVMKSKAEKEIDESKKQLEKEKLLIDALQNLYDRSIENKDITCDTIDDISNKIKYKYNLTEEQKKILDNITSEIKSSIMNNEILEKAIEPLSNKITDLTNQYNEGVSKVTEAEKQLQDAENKFLAMKTVLDDVNGKLIVAEEELNNNKVYGENEIENSRKKISNGKNQIALGEKEYANGKSELEKGRAQLVEAKNKIRENEGKLEQSKNEAEKKFALADDEIEQKKKEVKNIEIGKWYILTNEDNTGFTSFAQDADRIDGIASIFPLFFFIVAALVCLTNMTRMVEEERTEIGTLQALGYENKSIIAKYFFYALLAAMVGSIIGIIVGLSTLPRTIFSAYDAMYKLPQFYVKLNFLIILIAILGALLSTCTVAYVVASKELKLNSATLMRPKAPKKGKRILLERIPIIWNRINFSAKVTIRNILRYKARFIMTVLGVAGCTALILAAYGLKDSISGIISKQYGEIFSYDAMVKLKSDGTLKEKESLLDNLDLDKRFKSNMLINQTIMDSNSDKVKNNVQVRLFIPESTTLLSDYVGLKDFDSGKNIDFNNKSVVITEKLAKLLDIKVGDVISIKDDNIKIDLNVTNIAENYIYNYVYISPDIYENKVHEEVKFNSVLLKFKNDKDIKEGSIAEDWLKKNDVLVITFTSYIIDSFQDMISSLNFVVVIMIVCAAALAFVVLYNLTNINISERLREIATIKVLGFTDGESANYVYRENMILSIIGIVVGLFIGVFLSRYIVGTIEMDIVMFERKVDAISFVYATAFTLVFSILVNIFMYKKINNISMVESLKSIE; from the coding sequence GTGAATAATTCATTAGTTAAATTGTTTATAAGACAGATAAAAAACACGAAAAGTAGATTTATTTCTATTATGGTAATTGTAGCTTTAGGGGTAGGCTTCTTTGTTGGTGTAAAAGGTGCTAGTCCCAGTATGAAATATTCTGCTGATAAGTTTTTTAAAGAAAATAATTTAATGGACTATAAGGTTATGTCTAGCTATGGTTTTAGAGAAGAAGATGTTACAGCATTGAAAAATATGAAAGGTATACAAGCAGTAATGCCTTCATATTCTACAGAGTTATTAGTAAAATCTAATGAAACAGAAGTAGCGGTTAAGGTACATGCTATTCCAAAAGCTTATGATAATAACGATAAAAATATAATAAATAAAGTAAATATTACAGAAGGAAGATTACCCAAAAAATCAGGAGAATGTGTATTGGGTAAAGATGAATATACATCAAAGACATATAAAATTGGAGATAAAATAAAGTTTGTACATCCTGATGAAGGTGAGAATATAGAAGATATTTTAGAAGTTCAAGACTATACTGTAGTTGGGTTTGTAGATAGCCCTCAATACATTTCTTATGATAAAGGTGTAAGCACTATAGGGAATGGAAGTATTGCCTTTTATATGATGATATTACCTGAAGACTTTAATTATAAAAGATACACAGAAGTTTATCTTAAAACTGATGTAAGTGATAAGTATGAATCATTTTTTGATGAAAGCTATAAAAAGGATATAGAAAAGTATAAAGATGACATTGAAGTCGTAGGAAATAAAGCTCTAAAGGATAATTATAATGACATAATTAAGGAAGCAAATAAACAATTAGATGATGCTGTGGAAAAATTACAAAAAGAGAAAGACAAAGCAGAAAAGGAAATAAAAGATGCTGAAGATAAACTTATACAAGGTAGAGAAGAAATATATAAAAAAGAAGCTTTATTAGCAGAAGGGGATAAAAAGCTAAAAGATAGTTTTGCAAAGTTGGAGAGTAGTAAACTAGAAATAAGCCAAGGAGAACAATTACTATCTAATGCAATAGAAAATTATAATAGACAAATAGAAGATGGTAAAAATCAAATAGATGAGGGAAGAAAACAGTATACAGAAAAGCTTAATGAATATGATACTCAATATGACCAATTTAAAGTTATGAAGTCGAAAGCAGAGAAAGAAATAGATGAAAGCAAAAAACAATTGGAAAAAGAAAAGTTGCTTATTGATGCACTTCAAAATTTATATGATAGATCTATAGAAAATAAAGATATTACATGTGATACCATTGATGATATTTCAAATAAAATAAAATATAAATATAATCTTACAGAAGAACAAAAAAAAATATTAGATAATATTACTTCAGAAATAAAATCATCAATAATGAATAATGAAATCCTTGAAAAAGCTATAGAACCATTAAGCAATAAGATTACAGATCTTACAAATCAATATAATGAAGGAGTAAGTAAAGTTACTGAAGCAGAAAAACAACTACAAGATGCTGAAAATAAATTTCTTGCAATGAAAACTGTTTTAGATGATGTAAATGGAAAACTAATAGTCGCTGAGGAGGAGTTAAACAATAATAAGGTATATGGAGAAAATGAAATAGAAAATTCCAGAAAAAAAATAAGTAATGGGAAGAATCAGATAGCACTTGGAGAGAAAGAATATGCTAATGGAAAGTCAGAATTAGAGAAAGGACGTGCTCAGTTAGTAGAAGCTAAGAACAAAATTAGAGAAAATGAGGGGAAATTAGAACAATCTAAGAATGAGGCAGAGAAAAAGTTTGCATTAGCTGACGATGAAATTGAACAAAAAAAGAAAGAAGTAAAAAATATAGAAATAGGTAAGTGGTATATATTAACCAATGAAGATAATACAGGATTCACATCTTTTGCACAAGATGCAGATCGAATTGATGGAATAGCATCAATATTTCCATTATTCTTCTTTATAGTAGCCGCCCTTGTATGTTTAACTAATATGACTAGGATGGTGGAAGAAGAAAGGACAGAAATAGGTACCCTTCAAGCATTGGGATATGAAAATAAGAGTATAATAGCTAAATATTTCTTTTATGCATTATTAGCAGCTATGGTTGGAAGTATTATAGGAATAATTGTTGGATTAAGTACATTGCCTAGAACTATTTTTAGTGCTTATGATGCAATGTATAAGCTACCACAATTTTATGTTAAATTGAATTTTCTAATTATACTGATTGCAATATTAGGAGCGTTACTAAGTACTTGTACTGTTGCATATGTAGTGGCTAGTAAAGAGTTAAAATTAAATTCTGCTACATTAATGAGACCCAAAGCTCCAAAGAAGGGAAAACGTATATTATTAGAAAGAATACCAATTATATGGAATAGAATAAATTTTTCTGCAAAAGTTACTATAAGAAATATTCTAAGATATAAAGCAAGATTTATTATGACTGTATTAGGAGTAGCTGGTTGCACGGCATTAATCTTAGCTGCTTATGGATTAAAAGACTCTATATCAGGAATTATTTCAAAGCAATATGGTGAAATATTTAGTTATGATGCTATGGTTAAGTTAAAAAGTGACGGTACACTAAAAGAAAAGGAAAGTCTTTTGGATAATTTAGATCTAGATAAGAGATTTAAATCAAATATGTTAATAAATCAGACAATAATGGATAGTAATAGTGATAAAGTAAAAAATAATGTACAAGTAAGATTATTTATTCCTGAAAGCACTACTTTATTATCGGATTATGTAGGGCTAAAAGATTTTGATAGTGGTAAAAATATAGATTTTAATAATAAAAGTGTAGTGATAACAGAAAAATTAGCAAAGTTATTAGATATAAAAGTTGGTGATGTAATAAGTATAAAAGATGACAATATTAAAATTGATTTAAATGTAACAAATATTGCAGAAAATTATATATATAACTATGTATATATATCTCCAGATATTTATGAAAATAAAGTTCATGAAGAGGTTAAATTTAACAGTGTTCTATTAAAATTCAAAAATGATAAAGATATTAAAGAAGGTAGTATAGCGGAGGATTGGTTAAAGAAAAATGATGTATTGGTCATTACATTTACTTCATATATTATAGATAGTTTTCAAGATATGATAAGTAGTTTGAATTTTGTTGTAGTAATTATGATTGTTTGTGCAGCAGCATTGGCTTTTGTAGTTTTATATAATTTAACTAACATCAATATTTCTGAAAGGCTTAGAGAAATAGCAACTATAAAAGTATTAGGGTTCACTGATGGTGAATCGGCTAACTATGTTTATCGAGAAAATATGATTTTATCAATAATTGGTATAGTAGTAGGGTTATTTATAGGGGTTTTTCTAAGTAGGTATATAGTAGGGACTATTGAGATGGATATTGTTATGTTTGAAAGAAAGGTAGATGCTATTAGTTTTGTATATGCTACTGCTTTTACATTAGTGTTTTCTATCCTTGTAAATATATTTATGTATAAGAAAATAAATAATATTAGCATGGTAGAATCATTAAAATCAATAGAATAG